The Fusarium musae strain F31 chromosome 10, whole genome shotgun sequence genome window below encodes:
- a CDS encoding hypothetical protein (EggNog:ENOG41), with product MRLEAQTTESDRTDPASAKPSMYTTSFAFFEALVEAGVKNCFVNLGSDHPSILEAMVRGQRELKDKFPRIITCPNEMVALSMADGYARLSGEAQCVIVHVDVGTSALAAAIHNAAMGRAPVLIFAGLSPYSIEGELLGSRTEFIHWIQDVPDQKQIVSQYCRYVGEIKTGKNVKQMVRRALQLATSHPQGPSYLMGAREVMEETIEPYTINSAFWKPVAPAALPQSAVQEIAEALVNASDPLVIVGFTGRNHAAVEPLVALANTIKGLRVLDTGCSDMCFPADHPGWLGMKYGVDSAIQNADVFLILDCDVPWINKLCKPKKDARIFHLDVDPLKESMLVFYIDAEQRYRVDAETSLRQITDYLRASLSEKLATAEFDRREQALQKSYTERIQALDAKAKPLDSGKLTTDYVCSTLRAKLPEDTIWAVEAITNMISVSDQIRATIPGQWIHCGGGGLGWSGGGALGIKLAADAADALIPNKRKRYVVQIVGDGSYMFSVPSSVYWISARYGIPVLTIVLNNLGWNAPKRSMLLVHPDGPASRATNEELNISFAPSPDYAGIAKAASNGVIFGARVADISEFQSALAGAVESLDRGVSAVLDVAI from the exons ATGAGATTAGAAGCTCAAACCACAGAATCAGATCGTACAGATCCTGCATCAGCAAAGCCCAGCAT GTACACTACATCCTTCGCCTTTTTTGAGGCCCTGGTCGAAGCAGGCGTCAAGAACTGCTTCGTCAATCTCGGGTCTGACCATCCTAGTATTCTTGAGGCCATGGTCAGAGGCCAGCGGGAACTGAAGGATAAATTTCCCAGGATCATCACGTGCCCTAATGAAATGGTTGCGCTGTCCATGGCAGATGGATACGCGAGATTGAGTGGTGAGGCGCAGTGTGTTATTGTGCACGTTGATGTCGGGACTTCTGCTCTCGCGGCTGCTATTCACAACGCTGCTATGGGAAGAGCGCCGGTTTTGATCTTTGCGGGATTATCGCCTTATTCTATTGAGGGAGAACTTCTCGGTTCGAGGACTGAGTTTAT CCACTGGATTCAAGATGTTCCTGACCAGAAGCAAATTGTCTCCCAATACTGCCGATATGTCGGTGAGATCAAGACTGGAAAAAACGTTAAGCAAATGGTCCGTCGCGCCCTCCAACTCGCAACAAGCCATCCCCAAGGACCCTCCTATCTCATGGGCGCCCGCGAAGTCATGGAAGAGACAATTGAGCCATACACCATCAACTCCGCCTTCTGGAAACCCGTCGCACCCGCAGCCCTGCCCCAATCTGCCGTGCAAGAAATCGCAGAAGCGTTGGTCAACGCCTCCGACCCATTAGTCATCGTCGGTTTCACAGGTCGAAACCACGCAGCTGTTGAACCTCTTGTCGCACTAGCGAACACCATCAAGGGCTTGAGGGTTCTTGATACGGGATGCTCGGATATGTGCTTCCCTGCTGATCATCCTGGCTGGCTGGGTATGAAGTACGGCGTTGACTCGGCGATTCAGAACGCGGATGTTTTTCTTATTCTGGATTGTGATGTCCCGTGGATTAACAAGCTTTGTAAGCCCAAGAAAGACGCGAGGATCTTtcatcttgatgttgatccgTTGAAGGAGAGCATGTTGGTGTTTTACATTGATGCTGAGCAGCGATATCGCGTTGATGCGGAGACGTCACTGCGACAGATCACAGATTATCTCAGAGCATCGCTGTCTGAGAAACTTGCTACCGCTGAGTTTGATCGTCGGGAACAGGCTCTTCAAAAGTCTTATACAGAGCGTATTCAAGCTCTTGATGCAAAGGCCAAGCCTCTTGATTCAGGAAAGCTTACAACAGACTACGTCTGCTCAACTCTACGCGCCAAGCTACCCGAAGACACAATCTGGGCCGTCGAGGCTATCACAAACATGATCTCAGTCTCAGACCAAATCCGAGCTACAATCCCCGGCCAATGGATCCACTGCGGTGGCGGCGGTCTCGGCTGGTCCGGCGGCGGAGCCCTCGGGATAAAACTCGCCGCCGACGCAGCAGACGCTCTCATCCCCAACAAGCGCAAACGCTACGTTGTTCAAATCGTAGGCGACGGATCATACATGTTCTCTGTACCTTCAAGCGTATACTGGATCTCCGCCCGCTACGGCATCCCCGTTCTAACCATCGTGTTGAACAACCTTGGCTGGAATGCGCCCAAGAGATCGATGTTGCTGGTTCATCCTGATGGACCTGCTTCGAGGGCGACGAATGAGGAGTTGAATATCTCGTTTGCGCCGAGTCCAGACTATGCGGGTATTGCCAAGGCTGCGAGCAACGGAGTCATCTTTGGTGCGAGGGTCGCTGACATCTCAGAGTTTCAGAGTGCGTTGGCTGGTGCGGTTGAGAGCTTGGATAGAGGCGTGTCTGCTGTGTTGGACGTGGCCATTTAA